The Sardina pilchardus chromosome 19, fSarPil1.1, whole genome shotgun sequence genome window below encodes:
- the LOC134066574 gene encoding uncharacterized protein LOC134066574 translates to MKQSVLDGKKLVHNMDDIHAALAEKERATCSLMASIRKLEKENKTMNGQIAAINDEISVILPKREMDKKKITDPSQIVQTLEEKLQETKLQVAEKDEIIQLRDCMIDRQKVSLMELNTTGEQLKSNIKDLESQKEFAVVSTGGSFLNLDGTFFLAPENPLSLAEEFSMMPGLENTEASQNPGNLEGEAGVISRQEVEKDLAELKALEVEQAQHSENSVSWLGQAWGCFKRGAWVGAAVGLGVLLLLLSLLSLATPSCSIIPGLDSMDVLWTTTRHLMQPYCDVQHLGMPPF, encoded by the exons ATGAAGCAGTCCGTTCTGGATGGGAAAAAGTTAGTGCACAACATGGATGATATTCATGCTGCACTTGCTGAGAAGGAGAGGGCCACATGTAGCCTTATGGCCAGCATCAGAAAGCTG GAGAAGGAGAACAAAACCATGAATGGCCAGATTGCAGCCATCAACGATGAG ATATCTGTTATTTTGCCCAAAAGAGAAatggacaaaaagaaaataacagaTCCGAGTCAAATCGTGCAGACTTTAGAG gaaaaactgcaggAGACGAAATTGCAGGTCGCTGAAAAAGATGAAATAATTCAGCTA AGAGACTGCATGATTGACAGGCAGAAAGTTTCCTTAATGGAGCTCAACACAACTGGAGAA CAACTAAAAAGTAACATTAAGGACCTGGAGAGCCAGAAGGAATTTGCCGTTGT TTCCACAGGGGGAAGTTTCCTAAACCTGGACGGCACTTTCTTTCTGGCCCCAgagaatcctctctctcttgctgaagAGTTCAGCATGATGCCTGGATTG GAGAACACGGAGGCATCTCAGAACCCAGGTAATCTGGAAGGTGAGGCAGGAGTCATCAGTCGGCAGGAGGTGGAAAAAGACCTGGCAGAGCTCAAGGCCTTGGAGGTGGAGCAGGCACAGCACAGCGAGAACAG TGTCAGCTGGCTGGGTCAGGCCTGGGGGTGCTTTAAAAGAGGGGCCTGGGTTGGTGCTGCTGTCGGACTGGgtgttctgctgctgctcctgagtCTCCTCAGTTTGGCCACACCCTCCTGTTCCATCATCCCTGGCCTGGACAGTATGGATGTCCTGTGGACCACCACCCGTCATCTCATGCAGCCATACTGTGATGTTCAGCATTTGGGCATGCCACCCTTTTGA